A part of Terriglobus roseus genomic DNA contains:
- a CDS encoding metallophosphoesterase family protein: MRDTEIMNGTVRVGVISDTHGLLRPEVPPLLEGVDYILHAGDVGDIHILHRLAMIAPVTAIRGNVDTIGPCAALSATDLIEIGNTSIYMVHSIHDLDIKPEAAGVRVVVSGHTHKPAADERNGVLYLNPGSIGPRRFRLPVSMAILHLNGDSVRVEFVTLDS, encoded by the coding sequence ATGCGTGACACTGAAATCATGAATGGAACGGTCCGCGTGGGCGTGATTTCTGATACGCACGGCCTCCTGCGCCCGGAAGTCCCTCCCCTGCTGGAAGGTGTGGACTACATCCTGCACGCAGGTGACGTGGGCGACATCCATATCCTTCACCGCCTTGCGATGATTGCACCCGTCACAGCGATCCGCGGCAATGTCGATACCATCGGCCCATGCGCGGCGTTATCTGCCACAGACCTGATCGAAATCGGCAACACATCCATCTACATGGTGCATTCCATCCATGATCTGGACATTAAGCCGGAAGCGGCAGGAGTCCGCGTGGTGGTGAGTGGCCACACGCACAAACCTGCGGCAGATGAACGCAATGGCGTGCTGTACCTGAACCCCGGCAGCATCGGTCCCCGACGCTTTCGCCTGCCTGTCTCGATGGCTATTCTTCATCTGAACGGCGACAGCGTTCGAGTGGAGTTTGTCACGCTGGATAGTTAG
- a CDS encoding ABC transporter permease, producing the protein MKSLWPIVKRVLLTLPVLWIIVSLVFLLIHLVPGDPVAQMMGEGASSTDLSAFRHQLGLDLPLHTQYLLYWKGVLHGDLGRSIRLKDSVTTLVLARYPYTLLMSLTSLLLAILLAVPAGVGSALHRGKATDRILGGVSLVGLSFPNFALGPILILVFSIALGWLPVSGAGTGPLLGTSTMLHLVLPSITLGLSLAAILTRMVRTSMLEELGQDYIRTARAKGLPERTVVYKHALRNALVPVLTVVGLQFGSLLAGAIVTETIFSWPGIGRLTLSAISNRDYALVQGCTLTIGLTYLAANLLTDLLYTLANPRLRRS; encoded by the coding sequence ATGAAGTCTCTGTGGCCCATCGTGAAACGCGTGCTGCTCACCCTGCCGGTGTTGTGGATCATCGTGTCATTAGTTTTCTTACTGATTCATCTGGTGCCGGGTGATCCCGTGGCACAGATGATGGGGGAAGGTGCAAGTTCCACGGATCTGTCGGCCTTTCGCCATCAACTGGGACTCGACCTACCTCTTCATACGCAGTATCTGCTGTATTGGAAGGGCGTCCTGCACGGCGATCTTGGGCGTTCTATCCGGCTGAAGGATTCAGTAACCACGCTGGTGCTGGCGCGATATCCGTATACGCTGCTGATGTCGCTCACGTCGCTGTTGCTGGCGATTCTGTTAGCAGTGCCTGCCGGCGTCGGATCGGCGTTACATCGCGGCAAAGCTACCGACAGGATCCTTGGTGGCGTTTCTCTGGTGGGATTGTCATTCCCAAATTTCGCTCTAGGACCGATTCTGATCCTCGTGTTTTCCATTGCGTTGGGATGGCTACCAGTTTCCGGCGCGGGCACAGGACCATTGTTGGGAACGAGCACGATGCTGCACCTTGTTTTGCCATCCATTACATTGGGCCTTTCCTTGGCTGCCATTCTCACGCGTATGGTGCGCACGTCCATGCTGGAGGAGCTTGGGCAGGACTATATCCGCACAGCCCGTGCAAAAGGATTGCCGGAACGCACCGTGGTTTACAAACATGCGTTGCGTAACGCGCTGGTGCCTGTATTGACCGTGGTGGGATTGCAGTTCGGATCGCTGCTGGCAGGCGCGATTGTGACGGAGACGATTTTCTCGTGGCCGGGCATCGGGCGTTTGACGCTTTCCGCTATCTCCAACCGCGACTACGCGTTGGTGCAGGGATGCACATTGACGATCGGCCTAACGTACCTTGCAGCCAATCTGCTCACTGACCTGCTGTATACGCTCGCCAATCCACGGCTGCGACGCTCATAG